TAATTATAGTTGTTGGGGTAAGCAAAAAACTTCTGATCCTTTGCAAAGATATACTTACTGCTCACATTGGTCCTCGGAAGAAAGGCATCTTCAGGACGTTCGATCGCAAACACCTCCGAATCTTCGTACTTCAGATTCTTTCCATGTTTGTAGCGTAGATTAGTGGAGGTATTTTTATCTCCAACCACCTTACTGGGTTCCTGTACGCGGATGGTACCATGATCCGATGTGATCACTGTTTTAACATCCGCCCAGTCACCTTGCGCCAATTGTCTGAAGATATCACGAAGCGGGGAATGTTCGAACCACGACAAGGTGAGGGACCTGTAGGCTGCCTCATCATCGGCCAGTTCCCTGATCACTTCCATATCGGTACGGGCATGGGACAGCATGTCTACAAAATTGAATACAATCACGTTCAGTTGATTGTCTTTCAGGTTCTGGAGATTTTCCGAAAGTTTTTTCCCGGCCTGAAGGTTAACGATCTTATGATAAGATGATTTGATATTCAATCCGAAACGTTTCAGATGCTCCTGAAGCAGCTCAGCTTCAAAGCGGTTTTTACTCCCCTCATCCTGTTCATCTACCCAGTAGTTAGGATATTTTTTACTAATCTCGGAGGGCATCAGTCCAGCAAAAAGAGCATTACGGGCATACTGCGTGGCGGTGGGAAGGATGCTGTAATACATCGTTTCTTCTTCAAGCCGGAACTGTTGACCCAACAGGGGGTTCAGCATTTTCCACTGGTCGTACCTCAGGTTATCAATGAGAACAAGGAATATTTTCTTTCCCTGTTTGAGTAAGGGGAAGACGGATTTCTGAAGCAGGGTATGGGACATGATCGGGGTATCCTTGTCCGGTTGATTGAGCCAATCCAGGTAATTTTTCTCAATGTATTTTGAGAACAGCGTGTTGGCTTCCTGCTTTTGATGTTGCAGAATCTCATTCATATCATTCTGGTCGGACTGCTGTAATTCGAGATCCCAGAATGTGAGCTTCTGATAAAGCGCTTTCCACTCTTCCTGGTCGAGACGGTCTCCGAGCGTCATCCCGATGGAACGGAATTCCTGCTGGTAGCTCATCGTAGTTTTTTCGCTAACCAGCCGACTTTCGTCCAGCGTCTTTTTGAGCAACAGAAGAATTTGCTTTGGGTTCACGGGCTTCAGCAAATAGCCTGCAATTCGTGACCCGATGGCATCCTCCATCAGCGATTCATCTTCATTTTTGGTGATGATGACTACGGGTAGATTCGGGTCTTTCTTTTTGATCCGGTCCAGGGTCTCCATACCAGACAAACCGGGCATATTCTCATCGAGGAACACAATATCCGCAGGGGTCTGATCCAAAGCATCAATGGCCTCATTCCCATTGGTTGTGGTTTGAACCTGATAGCCCTTCTCTTCCAGAAAAATGATATGTGGTTTCAACAGATCGATCTCATCGTCTGCCCATAAAATGTTGATTTTTCTCATTAGGATAATATATCTGTTGATAATTCACTGTACCCTTCCAACCCCACCATGCAAATATTGTTTATAATCGCGTGATGATCGGGGAACCCTGACCACATATTAAATGCATTTTTTCACGGATTATTCTATTGGGTAACCGTTACTAAGATACAGTAAGTGTAGAAATTGGCCAGTATCAGAAAGGATAAGAAAGTTTTTAATGATCCGATTTACGGATTCATCACGATCCCATTTCCCATCATTGAGCGGCTGATCGATCATCCGTGGTTTCAACGTTTGCGTAGAATCCAGCAACTCGGTCTGACCAATCTTGTCTACCCCGGAGCATTGCACACCCGGTTCCATCATGCGGTTGGCGCCATGCACCTGATGGGTGAAGCCCTGGAAGTACTCCGATCAAAGGATGTGGAGATCACCGAAGAGGAAGCCATTGGGGTCACGGTTGCGATTTTGCTGCACGATATAGGTCATGGACCTTTTTCCCATAGCCTTGAGTTTTCATTGGTTAAAGGGGTCACCCATGAAAACCTCACCGAAATTTTCATGTCCCGGCTTAACGCGGAAATGGAAGGACAATTGGAAACCGCAATCAGCATATTCCGGAATCAGTATCCAAAGAAATTTCTCCACCAGCTCGTTTCCAGTCAGCTGGACATGGACAGGCTGGATTATCTCAGAAGAGATAGTTTTTATGCAGGCGTGGCCGAAGGCG
This genomic window from Flavobacteriales bacterium contains:
- a CDS encoding PglZ domain-containing protein; translated protein: MRKINILWADDEIDLLKPHIIFLEEKGYQVQTTTNGNEAIDALDQTPADIVFLDENMPGLSGMETLDRIKKKDPNLPVVIITKNEDESLMEDAIGSRIAGYLLKPVNPKQILLLLKKTLDESRLVSEKTTMSYQQEFRSIGMTLGDRLDQEEWKALYQKLTFWDLELQQSDQNDMNEILQHQKQEANTLFSKYIEKNYLDWLNQPDKDTPIMSHTLLQKSVFPLLKQGKKIFLVLIDNLRYDQWKMLNPLLGQQFRLEEETMYYSILPTATQYARNALFAGLMPSEISKKYPNYWVDEQDEGSKNRFEAELLQEHLKRFGLNIKSSYHKIVNLQAGKKLSENLQNLKDNQLNVIVFNFVDMLSHARTDMEVIRELADDEAAYRSLTLSWFEHSPLRDIFRQLAQGDWADVKTVITSDHGTIRVQEPSKVVGDKNTSTNLRYKHGKNLKYEDSEVFAIERPEDAFLPRTNVSSKYIFAKDQKFFAYPNNYNYYVNFYRNTFQHGGISLEEVLVPFVMMSAK